From Bosea sp. NBC_00550, the proteins below share one genomic window:
- a CDS encoding SDR family NAD(P)-dependent oxidoreductase: MPKQNLKKTAVVIHDLVMTGLAIWLVFVVRFEGWQLDEHLRYLPRFLPFFVAYAGLVYWFFSLYRSKWRFASLPDLSNIVKAVTVLTLTLLAVDYVLVAPNFYGGFYFGKITIALYWLVQNSLLGGPRLAYRYFKFARSRSSAEREATLPTLILGRGVEVEMVIRAMEAGTMRRLRPAGILTPRTDDLGQSIRGVPVLGLLSDIETIAADAVERGEGFRRIVATPSALLPEAQPEKWLARTRKLALPISRIEALGEGVRDTEVAPLEIEDLLVRSTVSIDRERLGAFLKGKRVIVTGGGGSIGSEICLRCAAFGAAELLVVESSEPALFQITEQLSFQAPETAVAGVLADVRDRERIMPLFTAFRPDIVIHAAALKHVPYLEADWSEGIKTNIFGSVNVTDAAVASGAKTFVLISTDKAIEPVSMLGATKRFAEMYAQSRDAEFVAAASGVRLVAVRFGNVLGSVGSVVPKFKAQIARGGPLTVTSPEMIRYFMTIREACDLVLTAASHAPAGGPDAERAAVYVLKMGQPMRIMDLAERMIRLAGFEPGEDIEIIVSGVRPGERLNEILFAHDEPMAETGLDGVMAAKPIFAGRARIQGWLSRLESALKADDRAAANAVLDEAIPDFSRREQSQPDAPEPLSSLPAAASRP, translated from the coding sequence CTGCCCAAACAGAATCTCAAGAAAACAGCCGTCGTCATCCACGATCTCGTGATGACGGGGCTGGCGATCTGGCTCGTCTTCGTCGTTCGCTTCGAGGGCTGGCAGCTCGACGAGCATCTGCGCTACCTGCCGCGCTTCCTGCCCTTCTTCGTGGCCTATGCCGGGCTGGTCTACTGGTTCTTCTCGCTCTACCGCTCGAAATGGCGCTTCGCCTCGCTGCCGGACCTGTCGAATATCGTCAAGGCCGTCACGGTCCTGACCTTGACCCTGCTGGCGGTCGACTATGTGCTGGTCGCGCCGAACTTCTACGGCGGCTTCTATTTCGGCAAGATCACGATCGCACTCTACTGGCTCGTGCAGAACTCGCTGCTCGGCGGGCCGCGCCTCGCCTATCGCTACTTCAAGTTCGCCCGCTCGCGCTCCAGCGCGGAACGCGAGGCGACCCTGCCGACGCTGATCCTCGGACGCGGCGTCGAGGTCGAAATGGTGATCCGCGCGATGGAAGCCGGCACGATGCGCAGGCTGCGGCCGGCTGGCATCCTGACGCCTCGGACGGACGATCTCGGCCAGTCGATCCGCGGCGTGCCGGTGCTCGGCCTGCTCTCGGATATCGAAACGATCGCCGCCGACGCCGTAGAGCGCGGCGAAGGCTTCCGCCGCATCGTCGCCACGCCCTCGGCACTGCTGCCCGAGGCGCAGCCCGAGAAATGGCTCGCCCGTACCCGCAAGCTCGCCCTCCCGATCTCCCGTATCGAGGCGTTGGGCGAAGGCGTGCGCGACACCGAGGTCGCTCCGCTGGAAATCGAGGACCTGCTGGTGCGCTCCACGGTTTCCATCGACCGCGAGCGGCTGGGGGCGTTCCTCAAGGGCAAGCGAGTGATCGTCACCGGCGGCGGCGGTTCGATCGGCTCGGAGATCTGCCTGCGCTGCGCCGCCTTCGGTGCGGCCGAGCTGCTCGTGGTCGAAAGTTCCGAACCCGCCCTGTTCCAGATCACCGAACAGCTCTCGTTCCAGGCGCCGGAGACAGCCGTCGCCGGCGTGCTCGCCGATGTGCGCGACCGTGAGCGCATCATGCCGCTCTTCACCGCCTTCCGGCCCGACATCGTCATCCACGCCGCCGCGCTGAAGCATGTCCCCTATCTGGAGGCGGACTGGAGCGAGGGCATCAAGACGAACATCTTCGGCTCGGTGAACGTCACGGATGCCGCCGTCGCCTCGGGCGCCAAGACCTTCGTGCTGATCTCGACCGACAAGGCGATCGAGCCGGTCTCGATGCTCGGCGCGACCAAGCGCTTCGCCGAGATGTATGCGCAATCGCGCGATGCCGAGTTCGTGGCGGCCGCCTCCGGCGTGCGGCTCGTCGCCGTGCGCTTCGGCAATGTGCTGGGATCGGTCGGCTCCGTCGTGCCGAAATTCAAGGCCCAGATCGCCCGGGGCGGGCCCCTCACCGTGACCAGCCCGGAGATGATCCGCTACTTCATGACGATCCGCGAAGCCTGCGATCTCGTCCTGACGGCGGCCTCGCACGCGCCCGCAGGCGGGCCTGATGCCGAGCGGGCGGCGGTCTATGTGCTCAAGATGGGCCAGCCGATGCGGATCATGGATCTGGCCGAGCGGATGATTCGCCTTGCCGGCTTCGAGCCGGGCGAGGACATCGAGATCATCGTCTCCGGCGTCAGGCCGGGCGAGCGGCTGAACGAGATCCTGTTCGCACACGACGAGCCGATGGCCGAGACGGGGCTCGACGGCGTCATGGCGGCCAAGCCGATCTTTGCCGGGCGGGCGCGCATCCAGGGTTGGCTGTCGCGGCTGGAGAGCGCCCTGAAGGCCGACGACCGCGCCGCGGCCAATGCTGTCCTCGACGAGGCGATCCCGGATTTCAGCCGGCGCGAGCAGTCGCAGCCAGACGCGCCAGAGCCGCTTTCGTCTCTGCCGGCGGCCGCCAGCCGGCCCTGA
- a CDS encoding cobyric acid synthase produces the protein MSRSPTPAIMILGTGSNVGKSLIVAGLCRLFSDRGLRARPFKPQNMSNNAAATADGEIGRAQALQARAARVAPHPDMNPVLLKPEGEQGSQIILQGRVAGRLSSRDFARRGDFLPRVLESFERLGEQADLLIVEGAGSPAETNLRARDIANLGFARAANVPAVLIGDIDRGGVIASLIGTHAVLDPADRAMIRGFAINRFRGDVGLFGPGVETIAKATGWPSLGVIPWFAEATRLPAEDGLDIRSGRKTGARLKIAVPVLPGIANFDDLDPLKLESEVDLAMIGPGQALPGDADLVILPGSKTTLRDLAALRREGWDIDILAHRRRGGHVLGLCGGYQMLGRVVRDPLGLEGPAGEAQGLGLLDVETSLDAEKTVREVEFGDAASGARGWAYEIHLGRTEGGDTSRAPFIVDGRTEGAASPDGRIAGSYLHGVFASDAVRGAWLARVAGRDLPSSLNYDDAVEKTLDALAGHLERHLDIDTLTDIAKSRPTAS, from the coding sequence ATGTCCCGCTCGCCCACCCCGGCCATCATGATCCTCGGCACCGGCTCCAATGTCGGCAAGTCGCTGATCGTCGCAGGGCTCTGCCGGCTCTTCTCCGATCGCGGACTGCGCGCGCGTCCGTTCAAGCCGCAGAACATGTCGAACAACGCCGCCGCCACCGCCGATGGCGAGATCGGCCGGGCGCAGGCGCTGCAGGCCCGGGCTGCGCGCGTCGCGCCGCATCCGGACATGAACCCCGTCCTGCTGAAGCCGGAGGGCGAGCAGGGCAGCCAGATCATCCTTCAGGGCCGCGTCGCCGGCCGGCTGAGCTCCCGCGATTTCGCGCGGCGCGGCGATTTCCTGCCGCGCGTCCTCGAGAGTTTCGAGCGCCTCGGCGAGCAGGCCGACCTCCTCATCGTCGAAGGCGCGGGCTCCCCGGCCGAAACCAATCTGCGCGCCCGCGACATCGCCAATCTCGGCTTCGCGCGCGCGGCGAACGTGCCGGCCGTGCTGATCGGCGACATCGACCGCGGCGGCGTGATCGCGAGCCTCATCGGCACCCATGCCGTGCTCGACCCGGCCGACCGGGCGATGATTCGCGGCTTCGCGATCAACCGCTTCCGGGGCGATGTCGGGCTGTTCGGCCCGGGAGTCGAGACCATCGCAAAGGCCACGGGCTGGCCCTCGCTGGGTGTCATCCCCTGGTTCGCGGAGGCCACACGATTGCCTGCCGAGGACGGGCTCGACATCCGTTCGGGGCGCAAGACGGGAGCCCGATTGAAGATCGCCGTGCCCGTGCTGCCGGGCATCGCCAATTTCGACGATCTCGACCCGCTCAAGCTGGAAAGCGAGGTCGACCTCGCGATGATCGGCCCCGGCCAGGCCCTGCCGGGAGATGCCGACCTCGTCATCCTGCCGGGCTCCAAGACGACCCTGCGCGACCTCGCGGCGCTGCGGCGCGAGGGCTGGGATATCGACATCCTCGCCCATCGCCGGCGCGGCGGGCATGTGCTGGGGCTGTGCGGCGGCTATCAGATGCTCGGGCGCGTGGTGCGCGACCCGCTGGGGCTGGAAGGCCCGGCCGGAGAGGCGCAAGGCCTGGGCCTGCTCGACGTCGAAACCAGCCTCGACGCCGAGAAGACGGTCCGCGAGGTCGAGTTCGGCGACGCCGCCAGCGGTGCGCGGGGATGGGCCTACGAAATACATCTCGGACGCACCGAGGGCGGCGACACCTCGCGCGCGCCGTTTATCGTCGATGGACGGACGGAGGGCGCTGCCAGCCCGGATGGCCGCATCGCCGGCAGCTATCTGCATGGCGTCTTTGCTTCCGACGCAGTGCGCGGCGCCTGGCTCGCTCGCGTTGCCGGCCGCGATCTGCCGTCGTCCCTGAACTACGACGATGCGGTCGAAAAGACGCTGGATGCGCTTGCTGGCCATCTGGAGCGCCATCTCGACATCGATACATTGACGGATATCGCCAAATCGCGGCCAACGGCATCATGA
- a CDS encoding aminotransferase — MNPIFSALPTTVFEAMSQLARETGAVNLGQGFPDDPGPEDVRRKAADAVMDGWNQYPPMMGLPELRQAAATHYKRWQGLDLDPNSEIMVTSGATEAIAGALMALVTPGDEVVLFEPMYDAYLPLVRRAGGIPKFVTLTPPHFGLTEEALAKAFSPKTKVVLFNNPLNPTATIFSEADLDLLADFCVRHDAIAICDEVWEHVVFDGHRHASLLGRPDMRERTVKISSAGKIFSLTGWKVGLVMAAPAVMRVLAKAHQYITFTTPPNLQAAVAYGLGKADGYFEDMRADFQRSRDRFATGLRDLGFAVLPSAGTYFLNVDIAPLGESDDADFCRRLVTESGVAAIPVSAFYAEGAVKSVVRFCFAKRDATLDAALERLAGRRPR, encoded by the coding sequence ATGAATCCGATCTTCTCCGCTCTTCCGACCACCGTCTTCGAGGCGATGTCGCAGCTCGCGCGCGAAACCGGCGCGGTCAATCTCGGGCAGGGCTTCCCCGATGATCCCGGCCCGGAGGATGTGCGGCGCAAGGCCGCGGACGCGGTCATGGATGGCTGGAACCAGTATCCGCCGATGATGGGCCTGCCCGAGCTGCGTCAGGCGGCGGCTACGCATTACAAGCGCTGGCAGGGCCTCGATCTCGATCCGAACAGCGAGATCATGGTGACCTCGGGCGCGACCGAGGCGATCGCCGGCGCGCTGATGGCCTTGGTGACGCCCGGCGACGAGGTCGTGCTGTTCGAGCCGATGTACGATGCCTATTTGCCGCTGGTGCGGCGCGCCGGGGGCATCCCGAAATTCGTGACGCTGACGCCGCCGCATTTCGGGCTGACGGAGGAGGCGCTGGCCAAGGCCTTCTCGCCGAAGACGAAGGTGGTGCTGTTCAACAACCCGCTCAATCCGACGGCCACGATTTTCAGCGAGGCCGATCTCGATCTTCTCGCCGATTTCTGTGTCCGGCACGATGCGATCGCGATCTGCGACGAGGTCTGGGAGCACGTCGTGTTTGACGGGCACCGCCACGCCTCGTTGCTCGGCCGGCCGGACATGCGCGAGCGCACCGTCAAGATCTCGTCGGCGGGCAAGATCTTCTCGCTGACCGGCTGGAAGGTCGGGCTCGTCATGGCCGCGCCGGCGGTCATGCGCGTCCTGGCCAAGGCCCATCAGTACATCACTTTCACCACCCCGCCGAACCTGCAGGCGGCGGTGGCTTACGGGTTGGGCAAGGCGGACGGCTACTTCGAAGACATGCGCGCCGATTTCCAGCGCTCACGCGACCGTTTCGCCACGGGCCTGCGCGATCTCGGCTTCGCGGTGCTGCCGAGCGCGGGGACCTATTTCCTCAATGTCGACATCGCCCCGCTCGGCGAGAGCGACGACGCCGATTTCTGCCGGCGCCTCGTCACCGAAAGCGGCGTCGCGGCGATCCCTGTGAGCGCGTTCTATGCCGAGGGGGCCGTGAAGAGCGTCGTGCGCTTC
- a CDS encoding TetR/AcrR family transcriptional regulator, which yields MSHSERDTKQIIVDTAERFFRDIGYQKTTVADIAKSLRMSPANVYRFFDSKKSINEAVLERYKREQEEAIATIAVEDRPATERLRDILATSFRLNAARFAGHARMQEMVCAAMEESWDAILAHIERFDVVLRQVVADGIARGEFRPMEPAHATGCIRTAMIRFMHPLLITQCECIPGPSPDEMITFVLSALEARPQPN from the coding sequence GTGAGTCATTCCGAACGCGATACCAAGCAAATCATCGTCGACACCGCCGAACGCTTCTTTCGCGATATCGGGTATCAGAAGACGACCGTCGCGGACATAGCGAAGTCCCTGCGGATGAGCCCCGCGAATGTCTATCGCTTCTTCGACTCCAAGAAGTCGATCAACGAAGCCGTGCTCGAGCGTTACAAGCGCGAGCAGGAAGAAGCGATCGCCACCATCGCCGTCGAGGATCGCCCCGCCACCGAGCGGCTGCGCGACATCCTCGCCACCTCCTTCCGTCTCAACGCCGCCCGTTTCGCCGGGCATGCCCGGATGCAGGAGATGGTCTGTGCGGCCATGGAGGAAAGCTGGGACGCGATCCTCGCCCATATCGAGCGCTTCGACGTCGTCCTGCGCCAGGTCGTCGCCGATGGCATCGCCCGCGGCGAATTCCGGCCGATGGAGCCGGCCCATGCGACCGGATGCATCCGCACCGCGATGATCCGCTTCATGCACCCGCTGCTGATCACGCAGTGCGAGTGTATTCCCGGCCCCTCGCCCGACGAAATGATCACCTTCGTGCTCAGCGCGCTGGAGGCGAGGCCGCAGCCGAACTGA